One region of Limnospira fusiformis SAG 85.79 genomic DNA includes:
- a CDS encoding HEAT repeat domain-containing protein translates to MEDQDLSVVNFEQTADSPLDHWQEEEAPKPDPEEMLPLLESPEPQHRMIAARAFCELQDQRAIAPLISLLEDSCPLVRVSVAYALGRNPSPDAVEALIKQYNSDWNGYVRKGLVWALGNCRDPRALDTLLEAIKTDIPAVRLWAASSLGQMAKVGYDGVVKAIPPVIEALRGDEVAAVRSNCAWSLGQLSRELPSNVVYAGAIDALIEALEEDEDLSVRDDAKSSLLRVGDPRGLQIIEELKIDGLI, encoded by the coding sequence ATGGAGGATCAAGATCTGAGTGTAGTTAATTTTGAGCAAACCGCTGATAGTCCCCTAGACCATTGGCAAGAGGAAGAAGCCCCTAAGCCAGATCCAGAGGAAATGTTGCCGTTGCTTGAGTCCCCGGAACCGCAACACCGGATGATTGCGGCGCGGGCTTTTTGTGAACTTCAAGACCAACGGGCGATCGCACCTTTGATAAGTTTACTAGAGGACTCCTGCCCCCTCGTGCGGGTAAGCGTCGCCTATGCTTTGGGGCGTAATCCTAGCCCGGATGCCGTGGAAGCCCTAATTAAACAATATAATTCCGATTGGAATGGTTATGTCCGCAAGGGGTTGGTTTGGGCTTTGGGAAATTGTCGCGATCCGAGGGCTTTAGATACTCTCCTAGAGGCTATTAAAACTGATATTCCCGCCGTGAGACTCTGGGCGGCTAGTTCTTTGGGTCAAATGGCTAAGGTGGGATATGATGGGGTGGTCAAAGCTATTCCCCCCGTGATTGAGGCTTTGCGTGGGGATGAGGTGGCTGCGGTTCGCAGTAACTGCGCTTGGTCTTTGGGACAGTTAAGCCGGGAATTACCTTCTAATGTCGTCTATGCTGGGGCGATCGATGCCTTAATTGAAGCCCTAGAGGAGGATGAGGATTTGAGTGTCCGCGATGATGCTAAGTCTTCTCTGCTACGGGTTGGTGATCCGCGCGGGTTACAAATTATTGAAGAGTTAAAGATTGATGGCTTAATTTAG
- a CDS encoding molybdenum cofactor guanylyltransferase: MADNFLAALILAGGRSSRMGRDKALIPVAGVPLLRRVVEAAGSCSQQVYVLTPWPERYQAVGASYNLLMETNPGQGPMVALATGLSQIDCLWLLLLACDLPQLQPDILRGWKEQLTVVPPSHLAMIPRHGSRWEPLCGFYRHQALESLQEFMATGERSLQRWLDQVPVTPISVVTVESQMLLNCNTPEDLRAIASEGTSADL, from the coding sequence ATGGCTGATAATTTCCTGGCGGCTTTAATTCTGGCGGGGGGACGTAGTTCTCGCATGGGTCGGGATAAGGCTTTAATTCCCGTGGCGGGGGTTCCCCTACTGCGCCGGGTGGTTGAGGCGGCGGGGAGTTGTTCTCAGCAGGTCTATGTATTAACACCTTGGCCAGAACGTTACCAGGCTGTGGGGGCTAGTTATAATTTGCTGATGGAAACTAACCCCGGTCAGGGTCCAATGGTGGCTTTGGCTACTGGGTTGAGTCAAATTGACTGTCTTTGGCTATTGTTGCTGGCTTGCGATTTACCTCAACTACAACCCGATATTTTGCGAGGCTGGAAGGAGCAGTTAACTGTGGTCCCACCATCCCATTTGGCTATGATTCCCCGTCATGGGTCGCGGTGGGAACCTCTCTGTGGATTCTACCGCCACCAGGCTTTAGAATCTTTACAGGAATTTATGGCAACTGGAGAGCGATCGCTGCAACGGTGGCTAGATCAGGTTCCCGTAACACCCATATCAGTCGTAACTGTAGAATCCCAGATGCTCCTCAATTGTAACACCCCAGAAGATTTGAGGGCGATCGCATCTGAGGGAACATCTGCAGACCTTTGA
- a CDS encoding class I SAM-dependent methyltransferase, which yields MSKKPDSNPSLGFFGLSTGGTADQWQSQITSVARRFNQEYQGEPFELPEEVENMPIFRDRISGTLQQKLTSPFWELAKPQKNQYCLDIGCGVSFLIYPWREWNALFHGQEISSVARDGLNSRSPQLNSKLFKGVELAPAHQLQYETGKFDLAIATGFSCYYPQEYWLEVMAEVKRVLKPQGILVFDILNGELPLAEDWAILETYLGTEVYLESLENWESLIKKAGAKIVKKQSGELWEMYKVRF from the coding sequence ATGTCTAAAAAACCAGACTCTAACCCTTCCTTGGGATTTTTCGGATTATCAACTGGCGGGACTGCTGACCAGTGGCAGTCCCAAATTACTTCCGTAGCCCGCCGTTTTAACCAGGAATATCAAGGCGAACCTTTTGAACTCCCCGAAGAAGTCGAAAATATGCCGATTTTTCGCGATCGCATTTCGGGAACTCTCCAACAAAAACTCACTTCCCCATTTTGGGAGTTAGCCAAACCTCAGAAAAATCAATATTGTTTAGATATTGGTTGCGGAGTAAGTTTTTTAATTTATCCCTGGCGAGAATGGAATGCTTTATTTCATGGTCAAGAAATTAGTTCCGTGGCTAGAGATGGTTTGAATTCCCGAAGTCCTCAGTTAAATTCTAAGTTATTTAAGGGGGTTGAACTAGCCCCCGCTCACCAGTTACAGTACGAAACTGGAAAGTTTGATTTAGCTATAGCCACTGGCTTTAGTTGTTACTATCCCCAGGAATATTGGCTAGAAGTTATGGCGGAGGTTAAACGAGTCTTAAAACCACAGGGAATTTTGGTATTTGATATCCTCAATGGGGAACTACCCCTAGCAGAAGATTGGGCGATTTTAGAGACTTATTTGGGAACGGAGGTTTATTTAGAATCTCTGGAAAATTGGGAAAGTTTGATTAAAAAAGCTGGGGCTAAGATTGTTAAAAAACAGTCGGGGGAATTGTGGGAAATGTATAAGGTCAGATTTTAG
- a CDS encoding Hsp70 family protein, whose protein sequence is MGNIVGIDLGTTNSVAAFKWAEVNVVTAAENSPPDRKLTRSVVAADRNGLIVGEQAYRQLGDGDTENVIISIKRLIGRGFNDPVVQQQLSRFNYKIDKSSQGTENSLSVWLGGREYLPEDISAEILKKVVSNAQTYQERSGQTSRITEAVITVPAYFNDKQRYATEIATQKAGLKLRELLPEPTAAAISYGYRPDSDEVSTILVYDFGGGTLDCSIITSVGNQFIESAKSGDLWLGGDDFDNCIVEFAKQEIARIENLDNVDRLIKKMPHYQRVRLLAELKIQAEQAKIRLSTQGAAEIITSAHLIDEMGMAIPIQVTISRQEFEKRIEPLIDRSVKIAQDAIKYSDYPLDQIDAILLVGGSAQVPIVQQKIRQAFPQHQVVVHDRPMYAVAEGAAIVAAGLTEKVTTVSRDYCIELVDEPRFVIISQGDILPVQKFHTFKTEADGQSLIHFKFFSPDRVRQELDRRFQDERIGDMWLALDRPYPKGTEILVTVELDEENNSLQMTAALKNNPQVKVSCSFSRGGVNEEISRQVEERIKQLNAAGNLTEIGVKRANEIAGEVVRSANQIYYNGQVQRDRLNQAESKLKELEEFANDELDIAKIFIMRFELALEVCDQLIHEDQKYRLRNLVDQLQQALNSKNIASLQKLIEDSKREFDNLPDSVKLIVVIREEIGRIHHLNPSQAGGMEVKFNQLLNALQQGNGSQANSLLQELQAEIIPYLDRELPTGTIATGLTR, encoded by the coding sequence ATGGGAAATATAGTTGGGATAGATTTGGGGACTACCAATTCAGTAGCAGCTTTTAAGTGGGCTGAGGTCAATGTAGTGACTGCTGCTGAGAACTCACCGCCCGATCGCAAATTAACCCGGTCAGTGGTGGCGGCGGATCGCAATGGGTTAATCGTGGGTGAACAAGCCTATCGCCAACTGGGCGATGGAGATACCGAAAATGTGATAATTTCCATCAAGCGACTAATCGGAAGAGGCTTTAATGATCCGGTTGTGCAACAACAATTATCTCGCTTCAATTATAAGATTGATAAATCCAGCCAAGGGACGGAAAATAGCCTATCGGTTTGGTTGGGGGGACGGGAATATCTACCGGAAGATATATCGGCGGAAATTCTTAAAAAAGTTGTCAGTAATGCCCAAACTTATCAGGAGCGATCGGGGCAAACTAGCCGCATTACAGAAGCTGTAATTACCGTTCCCGCTTATTTCAATGATAAGCAGCGATACGCCACGGAAATCGCCACGCAAAAAGCCGGATTAAAACTCCGGGAACTTCTCCCAGAACCGACAGCAGCAGCTATTTCCTATGGTTATCGTCCGGACTCAGATGAGGTGAGTACCATCTTAGTTTATGACTTTGGTGGGGGTACTTTGGACTGTTCGATTATTACTTCGGTTGGTAATCAATTTATTGAGTCAGCCAAATCGGGGGATTTGTGGTTAGGTGGGGACGATTTTGATAACTGTATTGTGGAATTTGCCAAACAGGAAATCGCCCGGATTGAAAACCTCGATAATGTCGATCGCTTAATTAAAAAAATGCCGCATTATCAACGAGTGCGGCTGCTGGCGGAATTGAAAATTCAGGCGGAACAGGCGAAAATTAGACTGAGTACCCAAGGTGCAGCGGAAATTATTACCTCGGCACATTTAATTGATGAAATGGGAATGGCAATTCCGATTCAAGTTACCATCAGTCGCCAAGAGTTTGAAAAACGCATCGAACCGTTAATCGATCGCTCAGTAAAAATTGCTCAGGACGCGATTAAATATTCAGATTATCCCCTCGATCAAATTGATGCAATTCTGTTAGTTGGCGGTTCCGCGCAGGTGCCGATCGTGCAACAAAAAATCCGCCAAGCCTTCCCCCAACATCAAGTTGTGGTTCACGATCGCCCCATGTATGCGGTGGCGGAAGGGGCGGCGATCGTGGCGGCGGGACTTACGGAAAAAGTCACGACTGTTTCCCGTGATTATTGCATTGAATTGGTGGATGAGCCGCGATTTGTAATCATTAGTCAGGGCGATATTCTTCCGGTGCAAAAGTTCCATACTTTTAAAACTGAAGCGGACGGACAATCGCTAATTCACTTTAAATTTTTTAGCCCAGATCGCGTCCGCCAGGAACTCGATCGCCGATTTCAAGACGAGCGGATCGGGGATATGTGGTTAGCGCTCGATCGCCCCTATCCAAAAGGTACGGAAATTTTAGTGACGGTGGAACTTGACGAGGAAAATAACTCGCTGCAAATGACGGCGGCTCTCAAGAATAATCCTCAGGTTAAAGTTAGTTGTTCATTCTCGCGGGGGGGAGTTAATGAGGAGATTTCTCGCCAGGTTGAGGAACGAATTAAACAACTGAATGCGGCGGGTAACTTAACGGAAATCGGTGTGAAACGTGCTAATGAAATCGCCGGGGAAGTGGTGCGATCGGCTAACCAAATTTATTATAATGGTCAAGTGCAGCGCGATCGCCTTAACCAAGCTGAAAGCAAACTCAAGGAATTAGAAGAATTTGCTAATGATGAGTTAGATATTGCCAAGATTTTCATAATGCGATTTGAATTAGCGCTGGAAGTGTGCGATCAGCTAATCCATGAAGATCAAAAATATCGGTTGCGGAATTTAGTAGATCAACTGCAACAAGCCTTGAATAGCAAGAATATTGCCAGCTTGCAAAAATTAATAGAAGATAGCAAACGAGAGTTTGATAACCTTCCCGATAGCGTCAAACTGATTGTGGTAATTCGGGAGGAGATCGGCCGCATTCACCATCTTAACCCCAGTCAAGCGGGAGGTATGGAGGTCAAATTTAATCAATTGTTGAACGCATTACAGCAAGGAAATGGCAGCCAAGCTAATAGCCTGCTGCAAGAACTCCAGGCTGAGATTATTCCCTATTTAGATCGGGAATTACCCACAGGAACTATTGCTACAGGATTGACACGATGA
- a CDS encoding LysM peptidoglycan-binding domain-containing protein, with product MTIKLTCPVCGRAEIEGNICPNCETDLTLIRQLQELPQLAVEPAVIAAPKSSQNIQQLLLVMGIIILLLGIALGRFIRGESDVQTASVYPTEVIETARFLPSLNKPKIDKNSPASCGGFYYSVQRGDSLSRIARKFYGEGSRWPQLIETNPNLKGRENQIEVGEVILIQNLPEYCL from the coding sequence ATGACGATTAAACTCACCTGTCCGGTGTGCGGTCGCGCCGAAATTGAGGGCAATATTTGCCCCAACTGCGAAACTGATCTCACCCTCATTCGGCAACTGCAAGAACTCCCCCAATTGGCGGTTGAACCTGCGGTTATTGCCGCCCCTAAATCCTCTCAAAATATCCAACAGTTGTTGTTGGTAATGGGCATCATAATTTTACTTTTGGGAATTGCCTTGGGAAGATTTATCAGGGGTGAATCTGATGTGCAAACTGCCTCGGTTTATCCTACAGAAGTTATAGAAACTGCTCGATTTCTTCCCTCCCTGAATAAACCGAAAATCGATAAAAATAGCCCGGCATCCTGTGGGGGATTTTACTACTCGGTTCAACGGGGAGATTCCCTGTCGAGAATTGCGCGCAAGTTTTATGGGGAGGGGTCGCGCTGGCCACAATTAATCGAAACGAACCCGAATTTAAAAGGTAGAGAAAATCAGATCGAAGTTGGGGAAGTGATTTTGATCCAAAACTTACCAGAATACTGCCTATGA
- a CDS encoding tetratricopeptide repeat protein, producing the protein MNAIINWVDALTYALFKVEIVDFFKKVSVTKQDIKTAHKLAAKKKLIEATKKGQSTLSKWSNSPALVEQKLRQLLMGNLLTDFKSEINSWKQKIKFAKSMIASAQALEKSDAGDPLDTTNLSKALSTYKKCRTIIDISLVNQAIARCEHKMMKYNQFRTLFTEGQKYCQEKDYKKGKLSFERAKTLFPIPLLEEAIADCSGYIQGQNQYELALEKAVNLAKNGEFKAALNVINLALDKFEREDGQTLRGTLNRVMQGKDYYSQGLGAEKSGNLGQAISFYQKSYQLLPELTETQIRLAIVSLKTANWQQAIAHLQGHSGEKIKYLRGFAYLQQGDFQQAEVEWRSLSHPQVKSQLEIVRTLRGRDRLKLMLSIQQLVDDNNLDNAGAMSRQFLHSYGSDTVVEANLNNHILPRLEAKIWEGQDWPKIAQITEQVWLKNGDCKSLHNWAIATYYNAQINSHTRRDWVVAATTALANLERDPAWQNIPWLPKISIDIEEIFSHFLATLETAIDSLKDDNLAEYLKLRDQFRLDAIALKLVKKFPHQAAQINHLILLPGCYHRYRHQFSNIKIPQTSNSASTETNILPALYTSWGLAVAAAFDGDGERAIQLKPSRSYQFNSSQKNEYFAQKFLAYSEGIHYLQKQRWRESIAALNALKNEWRSHPEWHRELERLCESQRQALNSLSDHLAFSDFWYQLLGTEASCSYWVESRIQEICENLQHHKIDKNRALSQLRELQKTDSKNPRLIYVIETLEFEIEVNEIIGLMPSNLNDAVRRAKNCHNQKVKRHIAAMLIEILIAGVNEGKMNGETAVQFARWAHQICPNDPEFVDIYRQCGIY; encoded by the coding sequence ATGAATGCAATTATTAATTGGGTTGATGCTCTGACATACGCACTGTTTAAGGTAGAAATTGTTGATTTCTTTAAGAAAGTTTCTGTTACTAAGCAGGACATCAAAACCGCCCACAAACTTGCTGCCAAAAAAAAGCTAATTGAGGCTACTAAAAAGGGGCAATCTACTCTTAGCAAATGGTCAAATTCCCCGGCTTTGGTTGAGCAAAAACTGCGACAGCTATTGATGGGAAATTTGTTAACTGATTTTAAGTCAGAGATTAATTCGTGGAAACAGAAAATCAAATTTGCTAAAAGCATGATCGCTTCGGCTCAGGCTTTAGAAAAATCTGATGCTGGCGATCCGCTGGATACGACAAATTTATCAAAGGCTTTGTCAACATATAAAAAATGTCGAACAATTATTGATATAAGTCTTGTCAATCAGGCGATCGCTCGCTGTGAACACAAAATGATGAAATATAATCAATTTAGGACATTATTTACAGAAGGTCAAAAATATTGCCAAGAAAAAGATTATAAAAAAGGGAAACTGAGTTTTGAGCGAGCGAAAACATTATTTCCCATTCCACTGCTAGAAGAAGCGATCGCCGATTGTTCAGGATATATTCAGGGACAAAATCAGTATGAATTAGCATTAGAAAAAGCGGTAAATTTAGCGAAAAATGGTGAATTTAAGGCCGCCCTAAATGTGATTAATTTAGCCTTAGATAAGTTCGAGCGCGAAGATGGTCAAACATTGCGGGGGACACTAAACCGGGTGATGCAAGGAAAAGACTATTATAGTCAAGGACTTGGGGCGGAAAAGTCGGGAAATTTAGGACAGGCTATATCATTTTACCAAAAATCATATCAGTTACTCCCGGAATTAACAGAAACCCAAATTCGCTTGGCAATTGTTTCCCTAAAAACAGCAAATTGGCAACAGGCGATCGCACATTTGCAGGGACATTCAGGAGAAAAAATTAAATATCTGCGTGGTTTTGCTTACCTCCAACAGGGTGATTTTCAACAGGCTGAAGTGGAATGGCGATCGCTATCCCATCCCCAAGTTAAAAGTCAATTGGAAATTGTCCGCACATTAAGGGGGCGCGATCGCTTAAAATTGATGTTGTCTATTCAACAGTTGGTTGATGATAATAACCTGGACAATGCTGGTGCTATGAGCCGTCAATTTTTACATAGTTACGGCTCAGATACGGTGGTTGAAGCTAATCTCAATAACCATATTTTGCCGCGCCTAGAAGCTAAAATTTGGGAGGGTCAAGATTGGCCAAAAATTGCCCAAATCACGGAACAAGTTTGGCTAAAAAACGGAGATTGTAAATCTCTGCATAATTGGGCGATCGCTACCTATTATAATGCTCAAATTAACAGCCACACCCGCCGGGATTGGGTGGTGGCTGCTACCACGGCTTTAGCGAATTTAGAGCGCGATCCGGCTTGGCAAAATATTCCTTGGCTGCCGAAAATTTCCATTGATATTGAGGAAATTTTTAGTCATTTTCTGGCTACCCTAGAAACGGCGATCGATAGCTTAAAAGACGATAACTTAGCCGAGTATCTGAAACTGCGAGATCAATTTCGTCTGGATGCGATCGCCCTGAAATTAGTTAAAAAGTTCCCCCATCAAGCAGCCCAAATTAATCACCTAATTTTATTGCCGGGATGTTACCATCGCTATCGACATCAATTTAGCAATATTAAGATTCCTCAAACTTCCAATTCTGCATCAACAGAAACCAATATTTTGCCCGCGCTTTATACCTCCTGGGGTTTGGCTGTGGCGGCGGCATTTGACGGAGATGGAGAACGCGCTATCCAACTTAAACCTTCTCGGAGTTACCAATTTAACTCTTCTCAAAAAAACGAATATTTTGCCCAAAAATTTTTAGCTTATTCCGAGGGAATTCACTATCTGCAAAAACAACGCTGGCGAGAGTCAATCGCGGCTTTAAATGCTCTCAAAAATGAATGGCGATCGCACCCAGAATGGCATCGAGAACTTGAGCGCTTATGTGAGTCTCAGCGTCAGGCGTTAAACAGTTTATCAGACCATCTGGCTTTTAGCGATTTTTGGTATCAACTATTGGGAACTGAAGCCTCCTGTAGCTATTGGGTTGAATCTCGTATTCAAGAAATTTGCGAAAATTTACAGCATCATAAAATTGATAAAAATCGAGCTTTATCTCAGCTTCGAGAACTGCAAAAAACCGATAGTAAAAACCCCCGTTTAATTTATGTCATTGAAACCTTAGAATTTGAGATTGAGGTTAATGAAATTATTGGTTTGATGCCATCTAATTTAAATGATGCGGTACGTCGCGCCAAAAACTGCCATAATCAGAAAGTGAAGCGACATATTGCTGCTATGTTAATAGAAATTTTAATTGCGGGAGTTAATGAAGGTAAAATGAACGGGGAAACTGCCGTACAATTTGCCCGTTGGGCGCATCAAATTTGCCCCAATGACCCCGAATTTGTGGATATTTATCGTCAATGTGGAATTTATTAA
- a CDS encoding nucleotide exchange factor GrpE, with amino-acid sequence MNHASKLEIPAELRDEIQQKIGQLLQEKTLMQQALMGKEQEEFARLEMLFLELLEVVDSLDFLMEYLHNNPQPDPKAIARFPQLIGSIHKKLLNTLEKREVLTIDFQGEKPDFDVCKIIDREVNPDLENETITKIVRRGFQYGDRLLRPVEVIVSKSE; translated from the coding sequence ATGAATCATGCAAGCAAACTCGAAATTCCTGCCGAACTTCGTGACGAGATTCAACAAAAAATAGGGCAGCTTCTCCAAGAAAAAACTTTAATGCAACAAGCATTAATGGGTAAAGAACAGGAAGAATTTGCCCGGCTAGAAATGCTTTTTTTAGAACTACTAGAGGTTGTGGATTCTCTCGATTTTTTGATGGAATATTTGCACAATAACCCCCAACCCGATCCCAAAGCGATCGCCCGTTTTCCCCAATTAATCGGCAGCATTCATAAAAAATTACTCAATACCCTGGAAAAACGAGAGGTGCTCACTATTGATTTTCAGGGCGAAAAACCGGATTTTGATGTGTGTAAAATTATCGATCGCGAAGTTAATCCCGACCTCGAAAATGAAACGATCACCAAAATTGTCCGGCGAGGATTTCAATATGGCGATCGCCTTTTGCGTCCGGTGGAAGTGATTGTTTCCAAGTCCGAATAA
- a CDS encoding prolyl oligopeptidase family serine peptidase, with product MSDLNQPLIYPHTRQSDQVDEYHGIQVTDPYRWLEDLDSDETKAWVTAQNQVTFDYLSTIPSRQKLSDRLTQLWNYERYSIPFREGQRYFYFKNDGLQNQSVLYVMDSWEGEPRVLLDPNQLSEDGTVALSGIAISEDGNLIAYGLSASGSDWQEWKVMDINTLKPLEDHLKWIKFSGASWTHDNQGFFYSRYDEPNEETQFEDINYYQKLFYHRLGTSQSEDVLIYERPDQKEWGFNGFVTEDGQYLIISVWRGTDPKNLVFYRDLTKPDSPVVELISEFEAEYSFIDNQGETFWFKTDLDAPMGRVIAIDINTGNRYQIIPEAIETLEGVSTLNNQFVALYLKDARSQVNIFHLDGTLVREVELPGIGSVGGFDGKREDTETFYSFTSFTTPPTIYKYNIVTGESQLYRQPTVDFNPEDYQTNQVFYSSPDGAMVPMFITHKKGLKLDGNNPTILYGYGGFSISLTPNFSVSRLVWMEMGGLYAVANLRGGGEYGQQWHQAGMKLKKQNVFDDFIAAAEWLIHHNYTQVNKLAISGGSNGGLLVGACMTQRPELFGAALPAVAVMDMLRFHKFTIGWAWTSEYGSPENEEEFQVLYRYSPLHNLQPGTAYPATLITTGDHDDRVVPAHSFKFISALQAAHSGDNPVLIRIETKAGHGAGKPMAKIIEEIADQFAFLVRVLDIN from the coding sequence ATGTCTGATCTCAATCAACCCCTGATTTATCCTCATACCCGCCAAAGTGATCAAGTAGACGAATATCATGGCATCCAAGTAACTGACCCCTATCGGTGGTTAGAAGATCTGGACTCTGACGAAACCAAGGCTTGGGTAACAGCCCAAAATCAGGTAACATTTGATTACCTCTCCACCATTCCCAGCCGCCAAAAATTAAGCGATCGCTTGACCCAATTATGGAATTATGAAAGATATAGCATCCCTTTTCGAGAAGGTCAACGCTATTTTTACTTTAAAAATGATGGCTTACAAAACCAAAGTGTTCTCTATGTAATGGACTCATGGGAAGGCGAACCCAGAGTTTTATTAGACCCAAACCAACTGTCAGAAGATGGAACCGTTGCCTTATCAGGAATTGCCATTAGTGAAGATGGGAATTTAATCGCCTATGGTCTTTCCGCATCAGGTTCCGACTGGCAAGAATGGAAAGTTATGGATATTAACACCCTCAAACCACTCGAAGATCATCTCAAGTGGATTAAATTTTCCGGTGCATCTTGGACTCATGACAATCAAGGATTCTTTTATAGTCGCTATGATGAACCAAACGAAGAAACTCAATTTGAGGATATTAACTATTACCAAAAACTGTTTTACCATCGCCTAGGAACCTCTCAATCAGAAGATGTTTTAATCTACGAACGTCCTGATCAAAAAGAATGGGGTTTCAATGGATTTGTCACCGAAGATGGTCAATATCTGATTATTTCTGTATGGCGAGGAACCGACCCCAAAAACCTAGTCTTTTATCGCGATTTAACTAAACCTGATAGCCCCGTAGTCGAATTAATATCCGAATTTGAAGCAGAATATAGCTTCATTGATAACCAAGGAGAAACCTTTTGGTTTAAGACGGATTTAGATGCCCCAATGGGTCGAGTTATCGCCATTGATATTAACACCGGAAATCGCTATCAAATCATCCCAGAAGCCATAGAAACCCTGGAAGGAGTCAGCACCCTAAATAATCAGTTTGTTGCCCTGTACCTCAAAGATGCCCGTTCCCAGGTGAATATTTTTCACCTAGATGGAACCTTAGTCCGGGAAGTAGAGTTGCCGGGTATTGGTTCAGTGGGGGGATTTGATGGTAAACGAGAGGACACAGAAACCTTTTATTCTTTTACCAGTTTCACGACTCCTCCCACCATTTATAAGTATAATATAGTCACAGGAGAAAGTCAACTTTATCGACAGCCAACTGTCGATTTTAACCCGGAAGATTACCAGACCAATCAGGTTTTTTATAGCAGTCCTGATGGCGCAATGGTTCCCATGTTTATCACCCATAAAAAGGGCTTAAAATTGGACGGCAATAACCCGACAATTCTTTATGGATATGGTGGTTTTTCTATCTCCTTAACCCCCAATTTTTCGGTAAGTCGTTTAGTATGGATGGAAATGGGAGGCCTGTATGCTGTGGCTAACCTGCGGGGGGGTGGCGAGTATGGTCAACAATGGCATCAAGCCGGAATGAAACTGAAAAAACAAAATGTTTTTGATGACTTTATAGCAGCGGCTGAATGGTTAATTCACCACAATTATACCCAGGTAAATAAACTAGCTATATCTGGTGGTAGTAATGGCGGTTTATTAGTGGGTGCTTGTATGACCCAACGCCCAGAATTGTTTGGGGCGGCACTACCAGCAGTGGCGGTAATGGATATGTTACGCTTCCATAAGTTTACCATTGGCTGGGCTTGGACTTCTGAATATGGTTCCCCTGAAAATGAGGAAGAATTCCAAGTTCTTTATCGTTATTCTCCCCTGCATAATTTACAGCCAGGAACAGCCTATCCTGCTACTTTAATCACCACGGGAGACCATGACGATCGCGTAGTTCCCGCCCACAGTTTTAAGTTTATCTCAGCCTTACAAGCCGCCCACAGTGGCGACAACCCTGTGTTAATTCGGATTGAAACTAAAGCCGGACATGGGGCGGGAAAACCGATGGCTAAAATCATCGAAGAAATTGCTGATCAGTTTGCTTTTTTAGTGCGAGTTTTAGACATTAATTAA
- a CDS encoding type IV pilin-like G/H family protein: MLERRDRKNEKVAREVLTDLLQNQSQQLFHYNRFTDNLDALYRTTSEGRPGYNFAMNVNENLVLIDAIPTNSRLPNFAGAVFIIPGDNLIQTVAGMCKSQDKLSAPIQLSRGNSPVVECPDDSELIISLASALLAVTDENVTQNFGGVCLVDHSSNQLRKPPRADAIAPPETGENRIKCPAGSSLKKSWVIPVSQ; the protein is encoded by the coding sequence TTGCTCGAGAGACGAGATAGAAAAAATGAAAAAGTCGCCAGAGAAGTCTTAACCGACTTACTGCAAAACCAAAGCCAACAGCTTTTTCATTACAATCGATTCACCGACAATTTAGATGCTTTATATCGCACAACATCTGAGGGTAGACCTGGGTATAACTTTGCGATGAATGTTAATGAAAACCTGGTTTTAATTGATGCTATACCTACCAATTCACGTCTGCCTAATTTTGCTGGTGCTGTATTTATTATTCCTGGAGATAACCTCATACAAACAGTGGCGGGAATGTGTAAAAGTCAGGATAAATTATCAGCGCCGATTCAATTATCACGGGGTAACTCTCCCGTGGTTGAATGTCCTGATGATTCCGAGTTAATCATTTCTTTGGCTAGTGCTTTATTGGCAGTTACTGATGAAAATGTTACTCAAAATTTCGGAGGAGTTTGTCTAGTAGATCATTCATCTAATCAGTTGCGTAAACCGCCCAGAGCAGATGCGATCGCCCCTCCCGAAACCGGCGAAAACAGAATTAAATGTCCGGCGGGTTCTTCTCTCAAAAAATCTTGGGTGATTCCCGTTAGTCAATAG